Part of the Sphingobacterium sp. LZ7M1 genome, ACTATAGCTTCTTTGCTAACCTCAAGTTGAGCTGGAACCTATCCAATGCCGATTTTAAATTCCTGATCAAGAACTGGACATTTATCATCCTACTCTGCATAGCCTTTTTGTTTGTTTTGATCGTGATTTCAGTTTCCGGCGAATTGTTTGGAACCCATACCTATCCGGTAACCTGGCAAGTCCTCGTCGCCATGGGGAGCATCTATACCTTCTTTTTGAATATCATGATCTTCCTATTTGCTGGTATGCTGATACAAAGGTCTAGACAGACCAATATGTTTCTTTTGATTGAAGCCACTGCAGTTCCTAACTGGGTGCTATTACTTTCAAAAGCATTGGCCATGTTAAAATTAGTGTACTTGGTCCTACTAGTTTGTTTGATCAATGGTGTTGTATATCAGGCCTATAAAGGTTTCTATAACTTCGAGCTAGGTCATTATGCCTATGAATTGTTCATTCTGTATCCTTTAAAGTTCCTTTTCCTGATCTTATTGTCCTTATTCATCCATAATTTCTTCAAGAATTATTTTATCGGATTTATTGTTTGCTTGATTTTGTTCTTTGCCATTCCGCTATTGACCAAGATTGGAATCGAACAAGCTATATTCAAACCAGGGGAGGGACCCTCGTTCCGATATTCGGACATGAATGGATATGCCGATATCCGCCATTTTATCTATTATCGAATTTATTGGATCCTTTTTGGACTGGGACTATTCGGCTTGACCTTGCTGTTCTGGAGACGTGGAATTGTTTCCAATCTTAAAGAGAAAATCAGTCTTTTCTTTAAGCGATCCAAACCCGCATTGATCATTCCTATGCTGCTCGCTTTTGCTGGCTTTATTGGCTTAGGCTATGCCATCTACGTAGAAAATAATATAAAACAGCCTCGTTACAGTGTTCTTGAAAGAGAGCTGCAGGTAGTCGATTATGAAAAGAAATACAAAAAGTATGAGGATAGGGCGATTCCTAGATTGACTGATGTATATGTTCTTTTAGATTTAGATCCTAAAAACAGAAGTTTTAAAGCAGAGGCCTCTTTCACCTATTTAAATAAAACTACGGAGCCTATAGATACCATCTTCATGAATAAAAGCGATGCTAACCACATCGAAATAATATTCGAACAGGATGCCAAGTTGTTCTTAAGAGACAGTGCTTTGGCAGTTGATATCTATACCTTAGCTAAACCCTTAAACCCAGGTGATACCTTGCGGATTGATTATAACGTTAAAAATAAGGAGAACGGTTTCTTGTTTGATCGTTCCCCTGTAATGAAAAATGGGACATTCCTGAACAATATGATGTTTCCAACCCTAAGTTATTCTAATGCTGCGGAGCTTTCCGATAATCGGGTCCGTAAGAAATATGGCCTTCCTGATAAAAACAGAATGGCAGACCCTAGAGATTCGAGCAAACTAGGAAACAACTATATTTCCAATGATGCAGATTGGATCAATTATGAATCCATTGTGAGCACCAACTTGGATCAGATTGCCATTGCTCCTGGTTATTTGCAAAAAGAATGGAAAAGCGGAGATAAACGGTATTTCCATTATAAAATGAATACGCCAATCTTGAATTTCTATTCTTTTATGTCAGCTCGCTATGAAACCAAAAAAGAAAAGCATAATGGAGTGGATTTAGAGATCTATTACCATAAGGGGCATGAGTATAACCTTGATAGGATGATGGCATCCATGAAGAAGTCTTTGGATTATTATGAATCCAATTATGAACCTTATCAATTCGATCAAATGCGTGTCATTGAGTTTCCAGTTGCAATGGGGACCTTTGCGCAGGCTTTTGCTAATACGGTACCATTTTCCGAAGGTATTGGCTTCATTGCCAAAGTGGATGAAGATGATCCAGATGCAGTAGATTATCCTTATTCGGTGATAGCCCATGAGTTTGCCCATCAATGGTGGGCCCATCAAGTGATCGGTGCCAATACCCAAGGGACAACCATGATGTCTGAGTCGTTAGCAGAATACAGCTCGCTGAAAGTCTTAGAACATACCTATGGGAAAGAACAGATGTTCAGGTTCCTGAAAGATGCATTAGACCAATACCTATTGGGCAGATCTCAAGAAATGATTCGGGAAAATCCGCTCATGTTCAATGAAAACCAAGGCTATATCCATTATAACAAAGGTTCTTTGGTGATGTATGCGATGAGCGATTATCTGGGGGAAAAGAAGTTCAACGAATTCCTTAAAAGCTATAACAATAAAGTGAAATTCCAGAACCCTCCATATACCACCTCTATTGAGTTTGTAAATATGCTTAGACCTGTGGTTCCCGATTCCTTGCAATATTTGATCAAAGATATGTTTGAAACCGTAACAATCTACGACAATGAGGTCAAGGACGCCAAGGTCAAAAAACTGGCAAACGGAAAATATGAAGTAGATATTAATTTTCAGGTTTCCAAATATAGAACTGATCCTTTAGGTAAAAAGAGCTATGAGGATACGAAAGGAACCGCATTAGCCCACAAGAATGGCAAGAAAACAATTCAATCCTTGCCTTTGAAAGATTATGTGGAAGTAGCTGTGTTAGGAGAACCTGTAGAAAAGAATGGGTATAAAGTAGATAATATACTATACCTGAAAAAAGTAAAGATCGATAAGATCAATAATAATATTAAGATTACTGTAGATAAAAAGCCTGTAGAGGTTGGAGTCGATCCGAATTACAAGTTATTGGATACCGATTCCGGGAATAACCGAAAAGAGGTTTAATGAATAAGCCGCTCAACTGAATTGAGCGGCTTTTTATTGCCGCAAATATCCATTTAAGCCTTATCTTTACCGTCTAAACAGTAGTAGGAAATTATGAATATTCAGGACCTTATTATTAAGGATAAAGACCTTGTATTACTTGATGATGTATTCTTGAGTGAAGAAAACCGTTCAAAGATCGATCAGCTTATTAAAGAGCATCGCTATTTTGAAGAGTTAAATGAGTACGGTCTACCAGTCAGTAATAAAGTCCTCTTGTTTGGTCATTCAGGTTGCGGTAAAACTACCACCGCCAAGGCCATAGCAAACAGCCTTGGAAAACCTCTGATTATCCTGAACCTGAGTAATGTGATCAACTCCAGGATAGGAGAAACCTCCCAAAATGTAAAGCAGGTATTTGATCGTGCAGCACGAGATAAAGCCGTATTGTTTTTGGATGAATTTGACCAATTGGGTAAGGCGAGGGGTGACGATGATAATGATGTTGGGGAAATGCGTCGCTTGGTCAATTCCATTATCCAGCAGATTGACTATTTACCAGCAGATGTATTGCTGATCTGTGCAACCAACCATGTAAACATTATCGATACGGCCTTGATCAGAAGGTTCCAGATCAGGATTCAATATGAAATGCCGGATCAAACAGCACTTGATGAATATTATGATGCCTTATTGGCGAGATTTCCTGATGAGCTACATCCTAAATCCAGGCGCTATGGAATATCTTTTGCCGAAGCAAAAGATAGCTTATATGCCATCGTAAAATCCAATCTGATCAAGAAATTGGACATGAAAGGCAGGATGTTGTAATAGGATGGTCTAAGGATTATGCCGTCTGAACCTGTGGTTTTTCCTTCCTGAAGATAATGAACATGAAAGCCACAATACCCATCAAGAATGGATAATACAAATATTGCATCACATCAATCGGGGAAAGTAATGCTCTTCCTTCTTCAGAAAGAACCACATTTGCCGCAG contains:
- a CDS encoding M1 family aminopeptidase, encoding MFKTIFLFEIKRWLKQPVFYVYCFIYFGLAFFTTITSLGAFDAVTSTTSTPLYINSPINIAGFFNSFSTLIYFLLPTIIGASVYRDYLYNVHTLLFSYPLEKLNYLSAKFLSSLLIVTIIAFICGLGYYSGQFLPGINTELLGPNEPTAYIYGFLITILPNFILFGSIIFALVTFSRNIYVGFVFVLILFLLQALFDAAVKNVDNRYLVALLDPFGFEPILYYSRYWSVDEQNHNLLPISGVLIYNRLIWMGISLLFFGLVYFKFSFSQLGISFKKSKDSARMTKDNFGSILKIALPTVKKDYSFFANLKLSWNLSNADFKFLIKNWTFIILLCIAFLFVLIVISVSGELFGTHTYPVTWQVLVAMGSIYTFFLNIMIFLFAGMLIQRSRQTNMFLLIEATAVPNWVLLLSKALAMLKLVYLVLLVCLINGVVYQAYKGFYNFELGHYAYELFILYPLKFLFLILLSLFIHNFFKNYFIGFIVCLILFFAIPLLTKIGIEQAIFKPGEGPSFRYSDMNGYADIRHFIYYRIYWILFGLGLFGLTLLFWRRGIVSNLKEKISLFFKRSKPALIIPMLLAFAGFIGLGYAIYVENNIKQPRYSVLERELQVVDYEKKYKKYEDRAIPRLTDVYVLLDLDPKNRSFKAEASFTYLNKTTEPIDTIFMNKSDANHIEIIFEQDAKLFLRDSALAVDIYTLAKPLNPGDTLRIDYNVKNKENGFLFDRSPVMKNGTFLNNMMFPTLSYSNAAELSDNRVRKKYGLPDKNRMADPRDSSKLGNNYISNDADWINYESIVSTNLDQIAIAPGYLQKEWKSGDKRYFHYKMNTPILNFYSFMSARYETKKEKHNGVDLEIYYHKGHEYNLDRMMASMKKSLDYYESNYEPYQFDQMRVIEFPVAMGTFAQAFANTVPFSEGIGFIAKVDEDDPDAVDYPYSVIAHEFAHQWWAHQVIGANTQGTTMMSESLAEYSSLKVLEHTYGKEQMFRFLKDALDQYLLGRSQEMIRENPLMFNENQGYIHYNKGSLVMYAMSDYLGEKKFNEFLKSYNNKVKFQNPPYTTSIEFVNMLRPVVPDSLQYLIKDMFETVTIYDNEVKDAKVKKLANGKYEVDINFQVSKYRTDPLGKKSYEDTKGTALAHKNGKKTIQSLPLKDYVEVAVLGEPVEKNGYKVDNILYLKKVKIDKINNNIKITVDKKPVEVGVDPNYKLLDTDSGNNRKEV
- a CDS encoding AAA family ATPase, with the protein product MNIQDLIIKDKDLVLLDDVFLSEENRSKIDQLIKEHRYFEELNEYGLPVSNKVLLFGHSGCGKTTTAKAIANSLGKPLIILNLSNVINSRIGETSQNVKQVFDRAARDKAVLFLDEFDQLGKARGDDDNDVGEMRRLVNSIIQQIDYLPADVLLICATNHVNIIDTALIRRFQIRIQYEMPDQTALDEYYDALLARFPDELHPKSRRYGISFAEAKDSLYAIVKSNLIKKLDMKGRML